GTCCCGCCGATACCGTGCACCGGAAAGACGTCGAGCGCGTCGTCGACGTGCATGCGCTCGCGAAAGCGCACCGCGATATAACAACCGACTGCGGCGATGCCGCCGATGAGAATCGCCGCCGCCGGCGTCACGTAACCCGCTGCGGGCGTGATCGCGACGAGGCCCGCGATGGAGCCGGCGGCGACGCTGGTGACGCTCGGTGCGCCTTCGCGCCACCACGCGATCGTCATCCATGCAAGGGCGCCCATGGCGGCGGCCACATTGGTGTTCACGAAGGCGATCGCTGCAAGGCCGTTGGCCGCAAGCGCGCTACCGGCGTTGAAGCCGAACCATCCAAACCATACGAGCGACGCGCCCAGCAGCATCATCGTGCGATCGTGCGGTGCGTGTTCCTTGCCGCTCCCGATGCGCGGGCCGAGGACCCACGCTGCGACCAGCGCCGCGACGCCGGAGGAAATGTGCACGACGGTGCCGCCGGCGAAATCGAGCGCGCCGAGCGACGCAAGCCAACCGCCATGCCCCCACACCCAATGCGCGATGGGATCGTACACCAGCGTCGCCCAGAGAATCGTGAAGAGCACGAACGCCGCGAAACGCTTGCGCTCGGCGAACGCCCCGGTAATCAGCGCCGGCGTAATCACCGCGAACATCATCTGAAATAACGCGAAGGCCGCGTGAGGGATCGTCGCAGCGTAATCGGGGTTCGGCGCCGCGCCCACGCCGTTGAAACCGAGAAACGCGAAGGTGCCGATAACACCGTGCCAATCCGGGCCGAACGCGAGCGTATATCCCCAGAGCACCCACTGCACCGAGATCACGCAGAGCGCAAAAAAGCTGTGCATGAGCGTCGAGAGGACGTTCTTTTGCCGAACGAGGCCGCCGTAGAAAAAGCCCAGCCCCGGCGTCATCAGCATGACCAGCGCTGCGCTTATTAAAACCCAGGCCGTATCGCCCGCATTCAGCTTCTCCATAGAGGGACGTTATCGTATCCGGCCGCCGCCGGCATCCGCCCGATGGTTAAGCGCGAGCCCTTCGCGTTCTACTTACGTCGAAGTACGGCGGCGCCGCGTGAAGATCGCATAGACGGGCAGACCGCTGAGGAGGATGCCCAAGCCGATCGCTCCATCGCGGGGCGCCTTGAAGAGCACGTCGGCGACGACACCCCAAGCAACCGCTAGAAAGAGTGCCGTGCTATACGGGTGCCCGGGCATGCGAAAGCCCGGGGCCGGGGCTTGCGGATCGCGCGCGTCCCGCGCTCGAAAGACGAAGAGCGCGATCGCGGCGAGCCCGAAAAACACGTAGTCGATGCTGGTGACGTAATTGAGGATCGCGCCGTAGCGGTTGGAGACCGCGACGGCAATCGCGATGGTGCCTTGCAGCGCGATCGCCAAGACCGGTACGCGCGTCCGCGCGTTGACCCACGCGAGTTGGCGAAAGAAAATCCCGTCGGAGGCCATTTGAAAGTATACGCGCGGCGAGACCAGCATTTGATTGCTCAAAAATCCGAGCGTCGAAAGCGCCACGACGGCGGCCATGATGCGCGCGCCGATCGGCCCGAACGCGAGCTGCGCGATTGCGGAGGCGGGCGTATCGGTCGCAGCAAGGCCGCCCGTTCCGAGCGCCATAACGCTCACCGCGTTTACCGCAAGATAGAGCACGACCACGCCGACGACGCCGACGATCAATCCGCGCGGAAGCGTGCGCGCCGGATCTTTCATCTCCGCGGTCATAAAACTCGACGTCTGCCACCCGCTGTATGCGAACAACACCGGAACCAGCGCCAACCCCATCGCGGCGAGCACGCCGCCCGACGGATAGGCGGTCGCCACGGCAGCGACGGGCGCGGCGTGCGGTGCGAACAGGCCGACCAATACGAACGCCGCGATCGCAGCGATCTTGACGGCCATGAACACATTCTGCGTCGATGCGCCTTCGCGCACGCCCAAGCAGTTGATCAGCGTGAAGCCCCCGATCGTGAGTACCGCAAGGATGCGCGGATCGACCTGTAGGCCGGTAAGCGGTGCGAAGTACGCGGCGAACGTCACCGCCGACGCCGCCATGCCGCCGCTCTGCGAAACGATCAGCAGCGTCCAGCCGTAGAGGAAGGCCAGCGACGGATGAAACGCGTCGCGAATGTAGGCGTAGAGGCCGCCGTCGTGCGGGCGCCGCGCCGCCAATTCTGCAAAGAGGCCGCCGCCCAAAAGGGCGACGGCACCGCCGATGATCCATGCGAGCATGATCGCCCACACGCTGTGCACGTGGCGCGCAACCACGGACGGGTTCATGAAAATGCCCGAACCGATAATACCGCCCATCACGATCAGGGCGGCATCGCGAACGCCCAAACGGCGCAGTAGCGTCGACATCCGTGTTGGCGCGGTTGGCGTCGGTTAGGCAAACACCTCTTGGGCGAAGACCCCGTTCGCGAAGCCTTCGACGGCCGCGGCGAATTCGCGATGCTTGCGCATCGGCGCCGTGTGGTCGCTGCCGCGAATCAAGTGGAACGCCGCGTTGGGAGCCGATTCCCGATATCGGCGTTCGTCGAGGCGAAAGACGAGGTCGTGTTCGCCGTTGATAAAGAGAATCGGCGCCGGGTAGCCGGCGAGTGAGGTGCTGAAGCGCGCGTGATCGCGCGTGTAGGCATTCGTACGGGTCAGCACGTCGCGATTGAACGGAATGCGCGCGATCGTATCGGCCCACTCGCGCGGCAGCACCATATGCAGCGAGAGATCCAGCGCGTAGTCGAGCCACGATTGCGGCAGCAGGCTCGAGAAGCCGACGCTAGCTTCGTACGGCCAGCTCTTCCACGCATCGAAATCGAGCGTACAACCCGCCAAGACGAGTCCGCTCGTGCGCTCGGGAAGCGCTGCGGCATACTGCATCCCGGCGAAACCGCCGAGCGAATAGCCGACCAGCAGCGGCGGCGACGTGGCGATGCGTGCGACCGCGTGGTCGAGCACGGCGCCGACATGCTCGGCGGTAAACGATACATCCACCAGTGCGCCGTGTCCCGGCAGGTCGAGGGTGATGACGTGGAATCGCCGCGCTAACGCACGAGCGTGAGGCTCCCACATCGCGCGTCCCAGGCGGATGCCGTGCACCATGACGATGGCGGGGTTCGCCGGGTCGCCGTATTCGGTGAATGCGCGCTCGATATCCACCAAGTCTACGCGCCGACTTCAAGCAGAACTTTGATCGCGCGCCGCTCGTCCATCGCCTGGTATCCCTGCGCGACGGCCTCGAGCGGAAGGTGCAAGTCGAAGACGCGCGACGGATCGATCGATCCGTCCATCACGTGCGCCATCAACGTATCGATATACGCTCGCACGGGAGCGAGCGCTCCGTGCAACGAGACGTTCTTGAGGAAGAGCGACCGTAGCGGCACTTGCTTCACGTTATGCGGCACGCCGACGAAGCTCACGATGCCGCCCGGCCGCGCGACTTCGAGCGCGAGTTCCATCGATTCTTGGTTGCCGACCGCTTCGACCACGGTGAGCGATCCGCCACGCGTGAGCTCGAGAATCTCCGCGCCGACGCCTTCGGCATGCGAGTTGAACGTGCGCGTCGCGCCGAATTCGCGCGCAAGCGCGAGCCGCGCATCGTTGTGGCCGACGGCGATGACGTGCTCCGCACCGATCACGCGCGCTGCCGATAATACACCGCACAAGCCGACCGCGCCGTCGCCGACGACAACCACCGTTCCGCCGCGCTGCGCGCCCGCCGTCACGACGCCGTGGTGCCCCGTCGCCATCACGTCCGTGAGCGCTGCGGATGCGGCCAATTTTTGCGGATCCGACGCCATGCCGTCGGCCATCTTCACCAGCGTTCCATCGGCATACGGGACGCGCACGAATTCGGCTTGCCCGCCGTTCGCGTCGTCGCCGAAGTTGCTCACGTGCACGCACGACGTTTGCAAGCCGCGATTGCAGTATTCGCACGTTCCGTCGCTCGCAACGAACGGCGCGATGACGTAGTCGCCCGGCTTGAGGCTGCGAACGCCGGCGCCCACCTCTTCAACGACGCCCACGAACTCGTGTCCGGTGCGGTCGCCCGGCGTCCACTCCGTCACGCCGCGGTAGAACCACAGATCGGAGCCGCAAATCGCAGCTCGGACGACGCGAACGATCGCATCGAGCGGCTCCTTGATCGAAGGATCGGGCACATTCTCGAGCCGCACGTCCCGCGCCCCATGATACACGGTAGCTTTCATCGAGGGTAGTAACCTAAACGGAGTACTGGGCGGTTTCACGATCTTGGGCCGCGCGCGGAATTCTTCGGCGCGTTGCGAATGAGGGAAGCATGCATGTTTTTGCTCTGCTTCTTTCAGCGGTCCTTGGCAACTTGACGTTCGCTCAGGCCGCGCCGCCGATCGCGCCGCCGGCTGCGGCTAGCGCGCCGCTACCGGCGGATATTCTGAATAACGGGGCCTGCATGGACTCGCCGCGGGCGGTGCCGCTGGCCCTGCAGCCGCCGGCCGTCCGGTCGATGCAAATCGTGCGGATCGATAAGGTCGTCTCGACCAGCAGCATGCTGCAGGACGAGGTGATCGGCTACCTCTACACGTTGCAGGACGGCACCACGTGGCTCGGGCAGCGGACGAGCGACTATATGTCGGCGGCCGACGCCACCGCGATCAACCAGGTGCTCTCCTCGACGCATCTGCCGAATCAGGACCTCAAGGCGTTCCCGCCTGAGATGAAGCTCGGGGTAGCCACCAAATACCAGCAATTTTTCCGAGTCAATATCCCTGCGGCAGCCCTGGGCGGCCTGGATATCCGGCTCGACCCGTGCGTGGCTTGGCCGGCCGGGCGAGCGCTCCCCGACCCCTCGATGTAGACGCCGCGGCGCCTTCGGGGTACACTAGCACTGTGCGCATCCGAGTGCTAAAAGTATGGGTTTCAGCTTAATACATGGATTTCGTACTGCGGCCCCGATTGGGGCATTTCGAGCCGAAC
Above is a genomic segment from Candidatus Dormiibacterota bacterium containing:
- a CDS encoding alpha/beta fold hydrolase, with amino-acid sequence MDIERAFTEYGDPANPAIVMVHGIRLGRAMWEPHARALARRFHVITLDLPGHGALVDVSFTAEHVGAVLDHAVARIATSPPLLVGYSLGGFAGMQYAAALPERTSGLVLAGCTLDFDAWKSWPYEASVGFSSLLPQSWLDYALDLSLHMVLPREWADTIARIPFNRDVLTRTNAYTRDHARFSTSLAGYPAPILFINGEHDLVFRLDERRYRESAPNAAFHLIRGSDHTAPMRKHREFAAAVEGFANGVFAQEVFA
- a CDS encoding amino acid permease, translating into MSTLLRRLGVRDAALIVMGGIIGSGIFMNPSVVARHVHSVWAIMLAWIIGGAVALLGGGLFAELAARRPHDGGLYAYIRDAFHPSLAFLYGWTLLIVSQSGGMAASAVTFAAYFAPLTGLQVDPRILAVLTIGGFTLINCLGVREGASTQNVFMAVKIAAIAAFVLVGLFAPHAAPVAAVATAYPSGGVLAAMGLALVPVLFAYSGWQTSSFMTAEMKDPARTLPRGLIVGVVGVVVLYLAVNAVSVMALGTGGLAATDTPASAIAQLAFGPIGARIMAAVVALSTLGFLSNQMLVSPRVYFQMASDGIFFRQLAWVNARTRVPVLAIALQGTIAIAVAVSNRYGAILNYVTSIDYVFFGLAAIALFVFRARDARDPQAPAPGFRMPGHPYSTALFLAVAWGVVADVLFKAPRDGAIGLGILLSGLPVYAIFTRRRRTST
- a CDS encoding alcohol dehydrogenase catalytic domain-containing protein; translated protein: MKATVYHGARDVRLENVPDPSIKEPLDAIVRVVRAAICGSDLWFYRGVTEWTPGDRTGHEFVGVVEEVGAGVRSLKPGDYVIAPFVASDGTCEYCNRGLQTSCVHVSNFGDDANGGQAEFVRVPYADGTLVKMADGMASDPQKLAASAALTDVMATGHHGVVTAGAQRGGTVVVVGDGAVGLCGVLSAARVIGAEHVIAVGHNDARLALAREFGATRTFNSHAEGVGAEILELTRGGSLTVVEAVGNQESMELALEVARPGGIVSFVGVPHNVKQVPLRSLFLKNVSLHGALAPVRAYIDTLMAHVMDGSIDPSRVFDLHLPLEAVAQGYQAMDERRAIKVLLEVGA
- a CDS encoding ammonium transporter, with the translated sequence MEKLNAGDTAWVLISAALVMLMTPGLGFFYGGLVRQKNVLSTLMHSFFALCVISVQWVLWGYTLAFGPDWHGVIGTFAFLGFNGVGAAPNPDYAATIPHAAFALFQMMFAVITPALITGAFAERKRFAAFVLFTILWATLVYDPIAHWVWGHGGWLASLGALDFAGGTVVHISSGVAALVAAWVLGPRIGSGKEHAPHDRTMMLLGASLVWFGWFGFNAGSALAANGLAAIAFVNTNVAAAMGALAWMTIAWWREGAPSVTSVAAGSIAGLVAITPAAGYVTPAAAILIGGIAAVGCYIAVRFRERMHVDDALDVFPVHGIGGTIGALLTGVFATTAINAAGSNGLLYGNPRQLLIQLLAVAVVWIYTGVMTYAVLKIVTSIMPLRVTEREEQLGLDVSQHAEAAYAN